The uncultured Desulfobulbus sp. genome window below encodes:
- a CDS encoding UDP-N-acetylmuramoyl-L-alanyl-D-glutamate--2,6-diaminopimelate ligase has translation MSLWNLDREESMRNLETLLQTVTPFEVRGLSPESVRQPVSSIVLDSRQVEEGCLFVAIPGVKMDGRNYIGDALKRGCVAVVVEDITGLDDPDMPLILVADAHQALGELAAAFYEYPANDLQLIGITGTNGKTTTSWLIEGMLLTAGGRPGVIGTVNYRYHGRDGLRIIQDAPLTTPDAITLQRLLRTMVDDGVTHVVMEISSHALEQNRIGALRFDVALFTNLSRDHLDYHKSMDAYFAAKKRLFSRHLKENGIAVIVTGPHAEGRDWGRELKSELDSIATLTCGLAAGAEINAQACAQTVDGFRCELDLQGEKAEFTSPLTGSYNILNVLASAGVGMGLGIPTASIRTGLAQVQRVPGRLERVRLPSAGIEGGPSIFVDYAHTPDALENVLQTLKALAPGRLICLFGCGGDRDRGKRPLMGEVAAQYADVVLVTSDNPRTEDADAIIDEIIPGVIRSGKPEIAAAELLTGRVRSQGYARITSRHEAICKACSLAGATDSILIAGKGHEDYQIIGTTKYFFDDTHEAINGLVAWNSRHLLAATGGRLLSGEQLDLFGQISTDSRTIGQNDIFVALRGEAFDGHAYIDTAIAAGAKAVIGEQIPKGLAQDVLRIEVPDSLKALGALAGYRRRLLGPKVRVVAITGSSGKTSVKEMVAAIFTLATGTTRSGGDPVLKTQGNFNNLVGLPLSLLPLAYGHEFAVLEMGMNAPGEISRLARIADPDIGCINNVHPAHLQGLGSVEGVASAKGELFAEMRHDAIRIVNFDDRLVREQAKKFGGKQIGFAVSPSGRKLGPLVQVTQVENLGEEGMRFVLHVGDWQQRILVPVLGEHSVSNCAAAAAIAHAAGIPPESIATGLANYHPAVDKRLAVSAFANGVKVVNDAYNANPASMAAGLRTVRTFGSSNSRHIAALGDMLELGETAQELHANIGTLVAELGYAALAVMGEHGQVVAKAAIVAGMRPESVNVFADHQTMARWLTGLMEQAHYGAGDWLFIKGSRGMRMERLLENLEQHQL, from the coding sequence TTGTCACTCTGGAATCTCGATAGAGAAGAGTCCATGCGAAACCTGGAAACATTATTACAAACGGTTACCCCTTTTGAGGTCCGTGGACTCTCACCAGAATCGGTGCGCCAGCCGGTGAGCTCTATTGTACTTGACTCAAGACAGGTTGAAGAGGGGTGTCTTTTCGTTGCCATTCCGGGGGTGAAAATGGATGGCCGCAACTATATTGGCGATGCCCTGAAGCGCGGTTGTGTGGCCGTCGTTGTCGAGGATATTACCGGCCTTGATGATCCTGATATGCCCCTGATCCTGGTTGCGGATGCCCATCAGGCCCTGGGAGAACTCGCGGCGGCATTTTATGAGTATCCCGCAAATGATCTCCAACTTATCGGTATAACCGGAACCAATGGGAAAACAACAACCTCATGGTTGATCGAAGGCATGCTCCTGACCGCTGGCGGACGGCCCGGTGTGATCGGGACGGTCAATTATCGCTACCATGGTCGTGACGGGCTGCGGATCATTCAGGATGCACCGTTGACCACCCCCGATGCCATCACCCTGCAACGGCTGCTGCGGACCATGGTCGATGACGGGGTCACCCATGTGGTTATGGAGATTTCCTCCCACGCCCTGGAACAAAACCGCATTGGTGCTTTGCGTTTTGATGTGGCCCTTTTTACCAATCTCAGTCGTGATCATCTGGATTACCATAAGAGCATGGACGCCTATTTTGCAGCCAAGAAACGGCTGTTCAGCCGCCATCTCAAAGAAAACGGTATCGCGGTGATCGTCACCGGTCCCCATGCCGAAGGGCGAGACTGGGGCAGGGAACTCAAAAGTGAGCTGGACTCCATCGCCACTCTCACCTGTGGCCTGGCGGCGGGGGCCGAAATCAACGCCCAGGCCTGCGCCCAGACAGTCGATGGATTTCGCTGCGAGCTCGACCTGCAGGGGGAAAAGGCCGAGTTTACCTCCCCCTTGACGGGCAGCTACAATATTCTCAACGTGCTCGCCAGCGCCGGTGTCGGTATGGGGCTTGGCATTCCAACCGCAAGCATTCGCACCGGACTTGCACAGGTGCAGCGGGTTCCCGGTCGTCTGGAGCGGGTACGCCTGCCCAGCGCAGGTATTGAGGGGGGCCCCTCCATCTTTGTTGACTATGCCCATACCCCCGATGCCCTGGAAAATGTCCTTCAGACCTTGAAAGCTTTGGCTCCAGGCCGTTTGATCTGTCTCTTTGGCTGTGGTGGCGATCGTGATCGCGGTAAGCGGCCCCTGATGGGTGAGGTCGCAGCACAGTATGCTGATGTTGTTCTCGTCACCTCGGATAATCCCCGCACCGAGGATGCCGATGCGATCATCGATGAGATTATTCCCGGGGTGATCCGCAGCGGCAAACCAGAAATAGCGGCCGCGGAACTATTAACTGGTCGGGTACGTTCTCAAGGATATGCTCGTATTACCAGTCGGCATGAGGCCATTTGCAAAGCCTGTAGCCTGGCCGGAGCGACGGATTCCATCCTCATTGCCGGCAAAGGGCATGAAGATTATCAGATCATCGGCACCACGAAGTATTTTTTTGATGATACCCATGAGGCGATAAACGGGCTCGTTGCCTGGAATAGTCGCCACCTCCTTGCCGCCACCGGTGGCAGGCTGCTCTCTGGTGAGCAATTGGATCTATTTGGTCAGATTTCCACCGATTCACGTACCATCGGGCAAAACGACATCTTTGTTGCGCTCAGAGGCGAGGCCTTTGACGGCCACGCTTATATCGATACGGCCATAGCCGCTGGGGCCAAAGCGGTTATCGGTGAGCAGATACCCAAAGGGCTGGCACAGGATGTGCTCAGAATAGAGGTGCCCGATAGCCTGAAGGCCCTGGGAGCATTGGCCGGTTACCGGAGGCGTCTTCTGGGCCCCAAGGTGCGTGTGGTTGCCATCACCGGGAGTTCAGGGAAAACTTCAGTCAAAGAGATGGTCGCTGCCATCTTTACTCTGGCCACCGGGACAACCCGAAGCGGGGGAGATCCTGTACTGAAAACCCAGGGGAATTTTAACAATCTTGTGGGGTTACCTCTTTCACTGTTACCTCTTGCATACGGGCATGAGTTTGCGGTGCTTGAAATGGGGATGAATGCTCCTGGGGAGATCTCTCGTCTGGCCCGCATTGCTGATCCTGATATCGGTTGTATCAACAACGTCCATCCGGCACACCTGCAGGGGCTTGGCAGCGTGGAGGGCGTGGCAAGTGCTAAAGGCGAACTTTTTGCCGAAATGCGGCATGATGCCATACGGATTGTCAATTTTGATGATCGGCTTGTTCGTGAGCAGGCGAAAAAATTCGGTGGCAAACAGATTGGTTTTGCTGTAAGTCCATCCGGCCGAAAACTCGGGCCTCTGGTTCAGGTCACCCAGGTGGAAAACCTCGGCGAGGAGGGAATGCGTTTTGTCCTTCATGTCGGTGATTGGCAACAGCGAATTCTGGTGCCGGTTTTAGGTGAACACAGTGTGAGTAACTGCGCAGCAGCAGCAGCCATTGCCCATGCTGCCGGTATTCCACCGGAGAGTATAGCGACCGGGCTTGCAAACTACCATCCCGCTGTAGATAAACGGTTGGCGGTGAGTGCTTTTGCAAACGGGGTCAAGGTGGTCAATGATGCCTACAACGCCAATCCGGCCTCCATGGCAGCTGGTTTGCGGACAGTGCGCACATTCGGGTCGTCCAATAGTCGACATATCGCGGCCCTGGGAGACATGCTTGAGCTTGGCGAGACCGCGCAAGAACTGCACGCCAATATAGGGACGCTGGTGGCGGAACTGGGGTATGCTGCGCTTGCGGTTATGGGGGAGCATGGCCAGGTTGTGGCCAAGGCGGCTATTGTCGCTGGTATGCGACCGGAAAGCGTCAACGTGTTTGCCGATCACCAAACCATGGCCCGGTGGCTTACGGGGCTGATGGAGCAGGCCCACTACGGCGCAGGGGACTGGCTTTTTATTAAAGGATCTCGCGGCATGCGTATGGAACGTTTGCTGGAGAACCTGGAACAACACCAACTGTAA